The Nostoc cf. commune SO-36 genomic sequence AGAGTAATTTTGCTGGTCATTGCGACAACCATTTTTATAATATGAAGCAGATTCCGCACAGAGGACATTTCATCTTATGATTCAGGTGGTCTAGGCAGATACTTTTCTTTAAGTATATAGTATAAAAAGAGACTGTCAATGCCAGTCTGCATTGCCCAATACTAGAAAAACTCAAAGCAAGCGGAAATTTAATTTAACCCCTAATTTCCACTTACACTATGTAGTAACCCTCTGAATAGCTAGAATTTAAGAAACACTTCAACAGACGCGGGCGAAAACGTAGTCGCGAGTGCGAGAATCCACGGGGATTTGGTATTGGTAACATAGCCAAGACAGTTACAGGGCGAAAACGTAGTCGCGAGTGCGAGAATCCACGGGGTTAGTAAAGATTTTATTTGTAGTACCAAATTCAACCATTTGAGTAATACGATTTTCATTACTACAAAAGAAAGCCGTAAAGTCAGATAGACGAGTAACTTGCTGCATATTGTGAGTAACAATCACAATTGTCAACTCAGAGCGCAAATTATGAATCAAATTCTCAATTTTCATACTACCCGCCGGATCAAGACCTGAACAAGGCTCATCCATCAATAGAACGTTCGGTTTGACTGCTAAAGCACGGGCAATACATAGTTTTTGTTGTTGACCACCAGAAAGCTCTAAAGCTGATTTGTGCAGCTTATTTTTTACTTCATCCCAAAGTTCGGCAGCTTTGATGGCAGATTCAACAATCCCATCTAATTCTACTTTCGGATGCCAACCAACTAGTTTCACCCCATAAGCAACATTATCGTAAACGCTCATAGGAAAAAGATTTGGCTTGGGAAAAACCATACTAACTTGACGCCCGTAAACGATTGATGTTGACACGACGCTCATAAATACTCTGTCCAAAAAATTCTACTTTTCCTTCAACCCTCACATCTCCTTCTAATTCACTCATGCGATTTAACGATTTAATAAAAGTAGACTTGCCACAACCGCTAGAACCAATAATTGCCGTGACTTGGTTTTGGTAAATATCCATTGACACGCCTTCAACTATCTTTTGAGTGTCGTAATAGAAGCTGAAGTTTTTGACTCTTATGGCTGGAATTAGTTTACTCATATTCCCAAAAGTTATGAAACAGAACTTGATTCAGTAAAACAGTACAAATCAGCGTCGCTGTTTCACTATGTTACCCCCAAAAGTAGATGTTCATAGAAATTACGTAGTTATATAGTAGTCATCTAGCAGATAAGTGGTTAGTAGATATTTATATAAGGCTGTGTCACAAAATTTATTTTTTACAGACTATTAGAAAAAAATAGGTCTTGTATTTGTTATTAGAAAATAATCACGCGTAGGCATTGCACTCAACCCAGAGGCGCTATAGATACCTAAAAACTCTAAATCATCATTAAATTTACTACAAAAAGAAAAAATAAAACGCTTGTTGATGCAAGCGCTTTTTCCCAATTTTTAAGTGATTATCATTCTTAGCTAAACTTGTTCTATTTTCGCAAAGTGCGATCGCTTTACCCACTCGTAGGCATCGCTTGAAGGAGCAATAAATTAGATATAGCAAGCTTTTGAGCTTCCCATAACATATTCTTATCCAAAACGACCATTCACGTAGTCTGCCGTCTGTTGCTTCGAGGGCTGATTAAAAATCTTTTGTGTCTGATCAAATTCCACCAATTCACCCAAATACATAAACGCTGTGTAATCAGAAACACGAACTGCCTGCTGCATATTGTGAGTCACAATCAAAATCGTCACCGTTTCTTTCAATTGATTAATCAACTCTTCAATGCTGGCGGTAGCTATCGGGTCTAAGGCTGATGTTGGCTCATCAAATAGAACAATCTCAGGGTCAGTCGCCAAAGCGCGGGCGATGCACAAACGCTGCTGTTGACCACCAGAAAGGTTGAAAGCTAAATCATTCAAGCGATCCTTTACTTCATTCCACAAAGCTGCTTCATGCAAAGCTTTCTCTACTTTTTCATCAAGGATTGCACGTTTCGATTCACCCCGCACCTTCAGACCATAAGCTACATTTTCGTAAATGGATTTAGGAAAGGGATTAGGTCTTTGAAACACCATACTAATCCGCATCCGTACCTCAATTGGGTCAACCTTATTACTAAGCAGGTTAATCCCATCTGGTTCGAGGGTGATTTCTCCCTTATAGTTATTTCCGGGGTAAAGGTCGTGCATTCGATTGAAACAACGTAACAGAGTGGTTTTACCACATCCAGAAGGCCCAATCAGCGCTGTTACTTGTTTTGTCACCCACTGACATATTAATGTCTTTGAGAGCGTGGACTGTTCCACCGTAGTAGAAGTTCAGATAATTGACCGAAGCTTTGATGGATTTTTCTAGGGTTGATGATGCAATTTCTACCATTTGATTTTTTTGCGTAAACGATAGCGGATATAAATTGCTACAGCGTTCATAGCCAAAGTAATGGCAATTAGAACAATACCTGCTGCTGCTGCATTCACCTGAAACTCAGCTTGAGGACGAGATACCCAATCAAACATTTGAATGGGCATAACTGTGAACGGAGCAAGTAACCAAGAGAAAGAGATATAGGGAAATTGCTCAGTAATTGGTGGGTCTGGTAAGAAGGCTATAAATGTCAGCGCACCAATGGTAATTAGGGGCGCAGTTTCACCAATAGCTCGTGCCAAGGCAACAATAATACCAGTAAGAATTGTGCCTGTTGAGTAAGGCAGAATTATGATCCCAGATCATTTGCCACTTTAGAAGCTCCTGTTGCATAAGCAGCTTCACGGATACTATTTGGTATAGCACGCAGAGCCTCACGGGTAGAAACGATCACTACTGGCAAAACCAATAGCGCCAAGGTAAATCCCAGCAGTAATAATGCTTCGGCCAAAGTTGAACCCATAAACAAATACGCCCAAAGCCAAAAGTCCGTAAATAATCGACGGAACACCAGCTAAGTTGGTGACATTAATTTCAATTAAATCAGACAACCAATTTTTTTTAGCATACTCTTCTAAGTAAATACCCGATGCTATGCCAATGGGTATGGCTACTAAAGACGTTACAAACATTACCAAGATCGTTCCCACCCAAGCGGAGAGAATGCCTGCTTCTTCCGCCCTACGACTAGGAAACGAAGTCAAAAATTGCCACGAAAGACGTGGGAAACCATCGGTGATTAAATCAAACAATAGTGCCAGTAATGTGACAATATCCAAACAGCATTGACAATATGCCAATAATGTTGAAAATATATTGCGATCGCTTATTGCGGCTAATAGTCTTACGGACTTCTTGAATATTAAGAGTGTCATATCAATAAATTTCTCGATAGCGCTTGGTGAGAAAATGACCAATGATATTAAAAACTAAATGTCATTAGCACTAACGTCAGTTTCCAACAGCAAAGATGGTCTGATATTCTAGGCTGCCATGAGGTAGGTCGCCGAGACTTACCGATACAATGTAGGCTGTCATTGTCGCGGCTGGTTCCATCGGGTTAAGAGTCAAGTTGTGGTTGTCCACCCGCAGCAAAAGCCACTATCATCGTTTCACCGATCGCCCGAGAAATCCCCAAAATGTAAGCGGCAGAGATGCCAGAAATAGAAGCTGGTAATACGACTCGCACAGCTGTCTGGAAGCGGGTAGCCCCCATTGCATAAGAAGCCTCGCGTATATGTGCGGGTACTGTACGCATGGCATCTTCGCTCAGGGAACTGACATAAGGAATAATCATAATACCGATGACGAGTCCCGCACTTAACATACTAAAACCAGGTAAATCTGGCAGAATTACCTGCAACAAGGGTGTGAGAAATAAGAGGGCAAAATAACCGTAAACTACTGTGGGAATACCCGCCAACAATTCTAAAGCTGGCTTGACAATTTCCCGGACGATGGGTGAAGCAAATTCACTCAAGTAAATAGCAATAATCGTACCTAGCGGTACTGCTACTAATAAAGCAACAAATGTAGTGACTAATGTTCCTGTCACCAGAGGCAAAATACCGAAATGCTTATCATCAAATAAAGGTGTCCATTGAGTATCTGTAAGGAATTCCCATAAAGATACTTTTTGAAAAAATATTGTAGATTCGTAAAATAAGATACCAAGAATGGCTACTGTAGTTGCCACAGAAGAAAGTGCCGCTAGAAACAAGACAGACTCTATTGCCCGTTCTTGTAAATCACGCACTAGCTTTCGAGAAAGTTGAGTTTGTTTTGCACTACTCATGCTGGGATGCGATCGCTCTTTGGATGATGAATTTAAATAGACAAAGAGAGGTACTACACCTCCCTTTGATAAATTGCAGATTTTGAACTAATTCAAAAATCACAATTAGGCTTATTCTCTGGCTTCACGGCTTAATAATTCTTCAATTTTTAGCCCAACTGATTCTTGTCCACCAAAAATCGTGCCATATCTCTTCTTATTAAAGTGATTCTGGGCAGTAGTGTATGCTGACGCTGGCAGAGCAACGTATCTTACTTCTTGAGAGAACTTAGCTGCATTCTGCAAGTAAAATTGCACAAACTGCTTTACTTCTGGCTTGTCAATAGACTTAGAACTAACATAGATAAAAATGGGGCGAGATAGCGGACTGTAAGTGCCATTTTTAACTGTTGTTTCTGAGGGCGATACGCCGTTGATTGGTACTGCCTTCAGTTTATTTTTGTTTTCTGCGTAATAGGCATAACCGAAGTAACCAAGGGCGTTTTTGTCACGGCTAACACCTTGTACAAGTACGTTGTCATCTTCGCTTGCAGTAAAGTCACCCCGGCTAGACTTGGATTTGCCAACAACAGCTTCGGTAAAGTAGTCGAAGGTTCCAGAGTTTGCACCAGGGCCAAACAACTTTAGAGGTGCATTGGGGAATCCATTACGAACCTGATTCCAGTTATTGACCTTACCCTGTGCCCCAGGCTCCCAGATTTTCTTCAATTCGGCAACTGTGAGATTTTTTGCCCAGGAATTTTGAGGGTGAACTACAACTGTTAAAGCATCATAAGCTACTGGTAATTCGACATAACGAATACCCGCAGCTTTGCAAGCATCGATTTCTTTTTGTAGGATGGGGCGAGATGCACCAGAGATGTCTGTCTCGCCACGACAGAACTTTTTGAAGCCGCCGCCCGTACCAGAAACGCCTACTGTAACTCTCACTCTACCTCTTTGCGCCTTTTGGAAATCTTCTGCTGCTGCTTCCGTAATTGGGAAAACGGTGCTAGAACCATCAACCGTAACTGTGCTGACGCTTTGAGAATGAACCGCAGATATTGATAGACCAAAGGTAGCGGTCACTAATGAGACTATACCTAATACTGCCAGGCTTTTAAGCTTAAAGTTCATTTTGTTCATAAAAACATTCCTAGTTTGCTGGACATTAAATTTTCGCTAATTCACCTCAAGACGTAACTACTTTTTTCAAGTTAAAAGTTGAGTGAATCAACGTAATGTCCATAGTCAAGAAGATGACATGAGTAGTTAATGTGTGAGTTAAATTTTAGTTAATTAAAGGTTAATCAAGATTGATACATTTTTCAGCCAAAATATACCCGGACTGAGCTATGTAATTAGTAAATACGAATATATCAATCTGAAAAATATTTCAACTGTTCTTTTTGGCAAGTAGGACTGTATAAACAGCATCGAAACCTATTCTTTCTCCCTAAACCTAAAGCATCGGCGAGGGTGCGCGACAGCGCGGGTGGGGTATTTTTGTAACTCACCAACTTAAAAACTGCTGTATTACAGAGTCACCTTTAACCACCCAAAAATATTACCTACCGTCAACTGTAACCCCTGACAGAACTCTGGCACTGGTAAAATAGACTCAATTTCCTCAAAAGGTAAAGGTTGTTGTCCCGCAGGATAAGCAGCAATGAATCGCTCATCAGGATCAATTAACCAACCCATTTGAGTCCCGTGATTGAGAGCGTGTAAGATTTTTTTTGTAACTTTTGTATGACTTTGTTCAGGGGAGAGAATTTCGATTATCCAGTCTGGTGCTGCGGCAAATATATTAGCAATATCACCATTTTCATCTACAGGAATCCTTGCCCAAGAGAATACAGCAACATCGGGAACTATAGAACGTCCTCCAAAAGTGCAACGTAATTCTGGAAAAGCCCAACCCATTTTTTGTACTTTGATAACAGAATTGATTGTAGGACAGAGTTCTCCTTGAATAGTGCTATGTTTTCCTTGAGGCATAGGTTTTGGAATAATTTGACCGTCAATGTATTCACAATACGGTTTAGTTTCTGGTAGTGCGAGAAACTCTTCTAGAGTAAATCTTTTATTTGATGTTTGTACCATGATTATCCTAGCTTCAATTTATGATGATTTATTTACATAGTTAGTCTTTACCATTATTCTAAAATATTTTTTAAATTTGCCAATTAGCCGCCATCTAAATTCTTTAATGTTTGGTTGCAGCTAAAATACAGTACCAAAAGGAGAAATAATCATAATTAAATTATTTAGGGTGGAATGTCCCGTTATTTACAATATTGCTGAAGCTGCTCACTGTAATGAATCAATTCTTGATATCTCACAATACTGCTAAGTGAAAAAATTATAGCAATAATGTTGATGAACCATAGCATTCTCAGATGCTGCCAAAACCTGAGACGAATACTTACACCTACCACAATAATTGTAGTCAACCATATTACCCACATACTTAGCCAAGCAACTAATTCAACATCAGTATCGCAATCTGGAATTGGAATGCTTGACCCTTCATATTCATTGAATGGTAATAGAAGTGCCAACACTCCCCACCATATTAGCCAGAGGAGAAAAACACCCTGAAGTAGACAGTAAACTATAAATTTCACTTTGTAATAACGATTTTTCTGCTAATCATTTCATGATTTCTTGCGGCTACAATACATTACCAAAAGTACAAATAATCCTATTCCTGCCAGATATTTAATGGCATCAGGTACATTGGGATTCGGTGAAAAAAAGCCTTCGATCGCACCAGCAATAATTAACATTGGTACAATCCCAAATACTAGCTGCACCGCCTGATAACCGTAAAATTTCAGTGCATCTCCACGGCGATATTTACCAGGAAATAAAATTGCTTTTGCTAATAAAAATCCTGCACCCCCAGCAAAAAAGATCGCAGGTAATTCCAAGGAACCATGCGGCAACACAAAGGC encodes the following:
- a CDS encoding Uma2 family endonuclease, with the translated sequence MVQTSNKRFTLEEFLALPETKPYCEYIDGQIIPKPMPQGKHSTIQGELCPTINSVIKVQKMGWAFPELRCTFGGRSIVPDVAVFSWARIPVDENGDIANIFAAAPDWIIEILSPEQSHTKVTKKILHALNHGTQMGWLIDPDERFIAAYPAGQQPLPFEEIESILPVPEFCQGLQLTVGNIFGWLKVTL
- a CDS encoding PstS family phosphate ABC transporter substrate-binding protein, whose translation is MNKMNFKLKSLAVLGIVSLVTATFGLSISAVHSQSVSTVTVDGSSTVFPITEAAAEDFQKAQRGRVRVTVGVSGTGGGFKKFCRGETDISGASRPILQKEIDACKAAGIRYVELPVAYDALTVVVHPQNSWAKNLTVAELKKIWEPGAQGKVNNWNQVRNGFPNAPLKLFGPGANSGTFDYFTEAVVGKSKSSRGDFTASEDDNVLVQGVSRDKNALGYFGYAYYAENKNKLKAVPINGVSPSETTVKNGTYSPLSRPIFIYVSSKSIDKPEVKQFVQFYLQNAAKFSQEVRYVALPASAYTTAQNHFNKKRYGTIFGGQESVGLKIEELLSREARE